In Planctomycetota bacterium, one genomic interval encodes:
- the nusA gene encoding transcription termination factor NusA, whose amino-acid sequence MNGELLRLIDSLHREKKIKPDALFAAIESAISSEVSSHLKLNEPVKVTIDRQSGKITAESKEGIIDPTLWGRVAAQTTKKAISQKLKEAESEVIYATLSNKLYALVSGTALRHEGNDVIVLVEGVETILERKEQVPGETYRLGSIVKGIILTVKRQDGGIRVIISRTHPEFVRKLFDVEVPELAEKLIEVRGIAREPGFRTKMAVFSDKPNIDAVGACVGVRGVRIKNIVEELGDEKIDVIKWSEQPELFIAAAMKPAEVQAIEIDTEAKRAKVFVSTDQLALAIGRKGQNIRLACKLTRWEIDVMSSDQLPAEEEEIKKAKNKKKDEKQKPAATPDSAGKTPEGNAAAE is encoded by the coding sequence ATGAACGGTGAATTATTGAGATTAATTGACAGCCTGCACCGGGAAAAGAAGATCAAGCCGGATGCCCTGTTTGCGGCCATAGAATCGGCTATCTCATCCGAGGTGAGCAGCCATCTTAAACTGAACGAGCCGGTTAAGGTGACGATTGACCGCCAGAGCGGTAAAATCACGGCTGAAAGCAAAGAAGGCATCATCGACCCGACCTTATGGGGGCGGGTGGCGGCCCAGACCACCAAAAAAGCCATCTCCCAAAAACTCAAGGAAGCCGAATCCGAGGTTATCTACGCCACCCTGAGCAATAAATTATACGCCCTGGTCAGCGGCACGGCCTTGCGGCACGAAGGCAATGACGTAATTGTCCTGGTGGAAGGCGTGGAGACCATCCTGGAACGCAAGGAACAAGTGCCGGGCGAGACCTACCGGCTGGGCAGTATTGTCAAGGGAATTATCCTGACCGTGAAAAGACAGGATGGCGGCATCAGGGTGATCATCTCCCGGACCCATCCGGAATTCGTCCGGAAACTCTTTGATGTCGAGGTACCGGAACTGGCCGAGAAACTGATTGAAGTCAGGGGCATAGCCCGCGAACCCGGATTCCGGACCAAGATGGCGGTCTTTTCGGACAAGCCCAATATCGATGCGGTCGGCGCCTGCGTGGGCGTCCGGGGCGTGCGCATAAAGAATATCGTCGAGGAACTGGGCGACGAGAAGATAGACGTGATTAAGTGGAGCGAACAGCCGGAATTATTCATTGCCGCGGCCATGAAACCGGCCGAGGTCCAGGCCATCGAGATAGACACCGAAGCCAAGCGCGCCAAGGTCTTTGTCAGCACGGACCAGCTGGCCCTGGCCATCGGACGAAAAGGACAGAATATCCGGCTGGCCTGCAAACTAACCAGATGGGAGATAGACGTTATGTCATCCGACCAGTTGCCGGCTGAGGAAGAAGAAATAAAAAAGGCAAAGAACAAGAAGAAAGACGAAAAACAGAAACCTGCGGCGACTCCGGATTCAGCCGGCAAGACGCCGGAAGGCAATGCTGCTGCAGAGTAA
- the pyrF gene encoding orotidine-5'-phosphate decarboxylase — MHNFADRLIDAIRRKKSCVCVGLDPRLDLIPAEITSKNSAPADAIYQFNKAIIDIIKDDVVAVKPQSAFYEQYYAAGVKCFFDTMDYARQKGLIVVADVKRSDIASTAEAYARTFLKDSPADAITVNPYLGIDSLEPFIKLCDEQGRGLFVLVKTSNPGSKDFQDALLKDNRKLYELVAEKVGDAGRKLTGNEGYSSVGAVVGATFPAEAKAIRQIMPKSIFLVPGYGAQGAKAADLKDYFNKGGLGAIINAARSITYAYKDPKATNWQDAVKQAVKEMNKEINGVIR, encoded by the coding sequence ATGCATAATTTTGCTGATAGATTGATTGATGCCATCCGCCGGAAAAAGTCCTGCGTCTGCGTGGGTTTAGACCCGCGCCTGGACCTGATTCCGGCTGAGATTACTTCAAAGAACAGCGCGCCGGCTGACGCCATCTACCAATTCAATAAGGCCATTATTGATATTATCAAGGATGATGTTGTGGCGGTCAAACCCCAATCAGCTTTCTATGAACAATACTACGCCGCCGGCGTCAAGTGTTTCTTTGATACCATGGACTATGCGCGCCAAAAAGGACTGATAGTCGTGGCCGATGTTAAGCGTTCTGACATTGCTTCGACTGCCGAGGCATACGCCCGGACCTTTCTCAAGGATTCGCCGGCTGATGCGATTACGGTCAATCCATATCTGGGCATTGACTCGCTTGAGCCGTTTATCAAACTCTGTGATGAGCAGGGACGGGGATTGTTCGTGCTGGTCAAGACCTCGAATCCCGGGTCAAAGGACTTCCAGGATGCGCTTCTCAAGGACAACCGGAAACTCTACGAACTGGTGGCGGAAAAAGTAGGGGACGCCGGCCGGAAATTAACAGGCAATGAGGGCTATTCATCCGTCGGCGCCGTGGTCGGCGCGACATTCCCGGCCGAGGCCAAGGCCATCAGGCAAATAATGCCAAAATCCATCTTCCTGGTGCCGGGCTATGGAGCCCAGGGCGCCAAGGCGGCCGACCTCAAGGATTATTTCAACAAGGGCGGCTTAGGCGCCATCATCAACGCCGCCAGAAGCATCACCTATGCATATAAAGACCCAAAGGCAACTAATTGG
- the infB gene encoding translation initiation factor IF-2, with protein sequence MRVYQLAEELKVTPDELIQKANGLKIQVKSDISSLDPKAIAKLRKEIEKDQKAAAAKQAAALRAEKKAAALKEKEKAEETAVPEPAETIEPALPKAKPVEPKAPVQPAKPITHKTEKKPVSHEKPVPAHTKPAAGKHPATKETPIAPITIGKHSEPVAKPTAKPGIPHPKTPLPKDDISKSTPIIPTLAKESDDKDIRAMHAKELDLYSKGTTDESKGIRGKVISMPATFGKQKPFIKKTFFFKKKSSGQPHQQIINKPVERKVTISGRITLKELCEKMGVKANIIIKKLMEHNIMTGINDPLSEDALVLIGLEFNYEIIFEKTKDIDSQLVHTTSDKPEDLKSRPPVVTFMGHVDHGKTSLMDKIRSANVAASEHGAITQHLGAYEAEINNRKIVFLDTPGHEAFTQMRSRGANVTDIVVIVVAADDGVMPQTEEAISHARAANLPIIVAINKVDKKEANLHKVRQQLSSMDLTPEDWGGKTIFAEVSALTGQGIDHLLEMILLQSDMMELKANPNRRAYGTVMEAKLTESQGPLTTILVQNGTLKIGDIIFCGGASGKVRSMLNSRSESVTETPPSTVVRISGLSDLPMAGDKFYVMDSIQTASEMAQTYIERKKTALAGPQQHTTLENLYDKIATSQLKEIKVILKTDVQGSLEVITQLLNNFAYKEAKVKIIHRGVGQINESDVLLAHVSDALIIGFNTSVEDRAKTLVTDHGVDVKIYNVIYDIVENIKLALEGMLEPEKREVSIGKLTVKDLFKISRLGTIAGCTVIEGKIERSSLVRVYRDKNVIYEGKLSSLKRFKDDVREVNTGFECGLRIDGFDNLNTGDIIEAFQIEKYLKKLTASS encoded by the coding sequence ATGAGAGTTTATCAATTAGCCGAGGAATTAAAGGTTACTCCGGATGAATTAATCCAAAAAGCCAATGGACTGAAGATTCAGGTCAAGAGCGACATCTCCAGTTTGGATCCGAAAGCCATCGCCAAACTGCGCAAGGAAATAGAAAAAGACCAGAAAGCCGCAGCGGCCAAACAGGCCGCCGCATTGAGGGCTGAAAAAAAGGCGGCGGCTCTCAAGGAAAAAGAAAAGGCCGAGGAAACGGCTGTACCCGAACCGGCAGAAACAATTGAACCTGCCCTGCCCAAGGCAAAACCAGTCGAGCCGAAAGCGCCGGTCCAGCCAGCCAAGCCAATAACACATAAAACAGAGAAAAAACCGGTTTCGCACGAGAAACCCGTTCCGGCCCATACCAAACCAGCGGCAGGAAAACACCCAGCTACTAAGGAAACCCCGATTGCGCCTATAACAATAGGCAAACATTCTGAACCGGTAGCTAAACCGACCGCTAAACCTGGAATACCCCATCCGAAAACCCCGCTGCCCAAGGACGACATTTCCAAGTCAACCCCCATTATCCCGACTCTGGCTAAAGAATCCGATGACAAGGACATCCGAGCGATGCATGCCAAGGAGTTGGATTTATATTCCAAAGGAACCACCGACGAGTCAAAAGGCATCCGGGGCAAGGTTATCAGTATGCCGGCAACATTCGGCAAACAGAAACCATTCATCAAGAAGACCTTCTTCTTCAAAAAGAAATCAAGCGGACAACCCCATCAGCAAATAATCAATAAGCCCGTTGAAAGAAAAGTCACGATAAGCGGCCGGATTACCCTAAAGGAACTCTGCGAAAAGATGGGCGTTAAGGCAAACATCATCATCAAGAAATTAATGGAGCATAACATAATGACCGGCATCAACGACCCTTTGAGCGAAGATGCGCTGGTGCTTATCGGCTTGGAGTTTAATTACGAAATCATATTTGAGAAAACCAAGGATATTGACAGCCAATTGGTGCATACAACATCTGACAAGCCCGAAGACCTCAAATCCCGTCCGCCGGTAGTGACATTTATGGGCCACGTGGACCACGGCAAGACTTCATTGATGGATAAAATCAGGTCGGCCAATGTGGCGGCTTCGGAACACGGGGCGATTACCCAGCACCTGGGCGCCTATGAAGCGGAAATCAATAATAGAAAGATTGTATTCCTTGATACCCCGGGCCACGAGGCATTTACCCAGATGCGCTCCCGCGGGGCAAACGTTACGGATATCGTGGTCATTGTGGTGGCGGCGGACGACGGCGTGATGCCCCAGACCGAGGAGGCCATCAGCCATGCCCGGGCGGCCAACCTGCCGATTATCGTGGCCATAAATAAGGTGGATAAAAAGGAAGCTAATCTCCACAAGGTCCGCCAGCAGCTAAGTTCCATGGACCTGACGCCCGAGGATTGGGGCGGCAAGACCATATTCGCCGAGGTTTCGGCCCTGACCGGCCAGGGTATTGACCATCTGCTGGAAATGATCCTGCTGCAATCGGATATGATGGAATTAAAGGCCAATCCCAACCGCCGGGCCTACGGAACGGTTATGGAAGCCAAACTCACCGAATCACAGGGACCGCTGACCACGATTCTGGTCCAGAACGGCACCCTGAAAATAGGCGATATCATCTTCTGCGGCGGCGCTTCCGGCAAGGTCCGCTCAATGCTCAACAGCCGCTCCGAAAGTGTGACGGAAACACCCCCGTCAACCGTGGTCAGAATAAGCGGGCTCTCTGACCTGCCGATGGCCGGAGATAAATTTTATGTGATGGACAGCATCCAGACCGCCTCGGAAATGGCCCAGACATATATTGAGCGCAAAAAAACCGCCCTGGCCGGCCCGCAACAGCATACCACGCTGGAAAACCTTTATGATAAAATCGCCACATCGCAGCTGAAAGAAATAAAGGTTATTCTCAAAACCGATGTTCAGGGTTCATTGGAAGTAATTACCCAGTTGCTTAATAACTTTGCCTACAAGGAAGCCAAGGTAAAAATCATTCACCGGGGCGTGGGGCAAATTAACGAATCCGACGTGTTACTGGCCCATGTCTCCGATGCGCTTATCATCGGATTTAACACCTCGGTGGAGGACCGCGCTAAAACGCTGGTGACCGATCACGGCGTGGACGTGAAAATATATAATGTCATCTATGACATCGTGGAAAACATCAAACTGGCCCTAGAAGGAATGCTGGAACCAGAAAAGCGGGAAGTGTCCATTGGCAAACTGACTGTCAAGGACCTGTTCAAGATTTCCCGCCTCGGCACGATTGCCGGGTGCACGGTCATAGAGGGAAAAATAGAACGGTCTTCATTAGTCCGGGTCTACCGCGATAAGAATGTCATTTACGAAGGCAAACTGTCTTCCCTGAAACGCTTCAAGGATGACGTCCGCGAGGTCAATACCGGATTCGAATGCGGGTTAAGAATAGACGGATTTGATAACCTCAATACCGGCGATATAATCGAGGCGTTCCAGATAGAAAAATACCTGAAAAAGCTGACGGCTTCCTCCTAA
- the hflX gene encoding GTPase HflX: MKDTILTVQNKKAILVDVAIQAKGKHRDNINSLAELALLASTAGAIVVGTAGQNRDKPDNAYYVGQGKAGELAVLAREKEAEYVIFDNDLSPAQIRNLEEVVGVSVIDRTEVILAIFGTHARTTQSRLQLELANLEYALPRLKHLWSHLSRIGGGVRGDRGPGEKQLEVDRRLAFDRITTLKRELKKIQARREEEVATRAEDFNVALVGYTNAGKSTLMNTLTDLDQLVEDKLFSTLDTKTHIWEFASGQKVLLSDTVGFIRNLPHNLVESFHATLEEVRQADLLLHIVDAASPDAESQIDAVNKVLKEIGCDNKDIIIVFNKIDQADKIEVEILRKNVPDASMISALKGTGIGELEERLEKIISVRQVVLTVKVPMENGRLLAYLHQHGVILDKKIADSHFKIRLRLGRRDLFKAKELGLKTKKG; this comes from the coding sequence GTGAAAGACACGATTCTAACCGTTCAGAATAAAAAGGCTATCCTGGTTGATGTGGCCATTCAGGCCAAGGGCAAGCACCGCGATAACATTAATTCATTGGCCGAGTTAGCGCTCTTGGCATCCACCGCCGGGGCCATTGTAGTCGGAACCGCCGGTCAGAACCGCGACAAGCCTGATAACGCCTATTATGTCGGTCAGGGCAAGGCCGGAGAATTGGCCGTCCTGGCCCGGGAAAAGGAAGCCGAATACGTCATCTTTGATAACGACCTGTCGCCGGCCCAAATCAGGAATCTGGAGGAGGTGGTCGGAGTATCGGTGATTGACCGGACCGAGGTGATACTGGCCATATTCGGCACCCATGCCCGAACCACCCAATCAAGACTGCAACTGGAATTAGCCAATCTGGAATATGCCTTGCCGCGCCTGAAACATCTCTGGAGCCACCTGTCGCGTATCGGCGGCGGCGTCCGAGGCGACCGGGGACCGGGCGAGAAACAGCTTGAGGTGGACCGCCGGCTGGCCTTTGACCGCATCACCACCTTGAAGCGGGAACTCAAGAAAATCCAGGCGCGCCGGGAAGAAGAAGTGGCCACCCGGGCCGAGGATTTTAACGTGGCTCTGGTCGGATATACTAATGCCGGAAAGTCCACCCTGATGAATACCCTGACCGACCTGGACCAGCTGGTCGAGGACAAACTCTTTTCCACGCTCGATACCAAGACCCACATCTGGGAATTCGCCAGTGGGCAAAAGGTGCTCCTGAGCGACACGGTCGGCTTTATCCGGAACCTGCCCCATAACCTGGTCGAATCGTTCCACGCCACGCTGGAAGAGGTGCGCCAGGCGGATTTGTTGCTCCATATCGTGGATGCGGCCTCGCCCGATGCCGAAAGCCAGATTGACGCGGTTAATAAGGTCCTGAAGGAAATCGGATGCGATAACAAAGATATTATCATCGTCTTTAACAAGATTGACCAAGCGGATAAGATTGAGGTGGAAATACTCAGGAAGAATGTCCCTGATGCCTCGATGATTTCCGCGCTGAAAGGGACGGGTATCGGGGAACTGGAAGAGCGGCTGGAAAAGATTATCAGCGTCCGGCAGGTGGTGTTAACCGTTAAGGTGCCGATGGAAAACGGACGGCTCCTGGCCTATCTGCACCAACATGGGGTGATTCTGGATAAGAAGATAGCTGATTCACATTTTAAGATACGCCTGCGACTGGGCCGCAGGGATTTGTTTAAGGCGAAAGAATTAGGATTGAAAACTAAGAAGGGGTAA